The following nucleotide sequence is from Aspergillus luchuensis IFO 4308 DNA, chromosome 1, nearly complete sequence.
TGTGTCTTGTCTGGAGGTATTCGCGCGCAGACACAATGAGGGCGGATATTGAGACAAAAAGTGACAACCGGATCTGAGATGGGGACGGACGGTTATCTGGcatcttctgtttcttttttcgtctttttttcccccttgaTTTCCCTTTTTGAGTTTCAGTTTTCGATTTCATATTTTGGTTCCCTTTGTTCGCGACTAGCCTGTTGAAAAttgcaaagaaaaaaaaagtcagaaaaaaaaaatcaccAGGGAGGACAATCTGAAGTTTTGAATTGGCATCGCTCGCACCTGATGATTattctgtttgtttgtcttTTCTGTTCTCATCAtcgttatcatcatcatctgtcgTTGTTATTGAGATCATTtcggttttctttcttttgttcgctccatcatcctcatcgccgcACACACCCCAGATTTGCATCATCTGCATAAGTTAGTCAGTTCGTTTAGTTTTTGTTCCCTGCGTTTCATACCACTTCCTTCCCGTTCCTTCAATCTATtctttgatttgatttgattcgATTCGTTTATTATTTTCGGGAGGCACATGTCGATCATCAGGAGGGAACACTAACCCCATCATGCTTAttatttccatcatcattctcgGCGGCatcttgtctctctctctcttcgaTAGTATTTCGCAACTTGGCATTGCGCTGCATTGGGGTGTGTGCTTTGCTCTGCTGTGAAGTGTGGAactctgttgttgttgttgttgtcgtttgCTTGTAACTACcaagtagttagttagtttagtTAGTTCGCTTGTTGGCTTTATGTGACGctcattttttttattcttctataatatttatttgagGTATATTTATATTGGGATCTGAGTAGATTGGTGTGATTTATAGCTACGTAGTAGGTAGTACATCAGCTGATACTTTCCGATCTATCCACTACGGttagatagtagtactatatcCTTTAGTATTGGGACTATTTgattcctactactacttatgaTGgtaacgatgatgatgatgatgttcacGAGATGTGGATGCCTTGCTGGTGCCACCCtcaattttattattctaactAACTTAACTTACCTACTTGTTAGTAATCTCATACTAAGTTACTATATTAAAGTGTAAGTAGTATGTGGTGCAACTTGATCATATGGTTTGATTTGCACAAGACCatccttttttcccctcattcAATTTATTTTCACCATCTACATCATTTGGTTTCACATGGGAAAAAGGCAGAAGACGATCAATgcgaggaaagagagaacaCACAGACAAAAAAGATTCACACCAGCGCGGCAATTCTGTCGGACCCAAAACCAACTACTGACTCGGAGGGGCCGactagactactagtagattATGACAAGACCCATCCGGCCCATGGAACCATGGTTGACGGCGCTTAGGTGTGAcaaatcctccaccactgctGCCTTTGTCGCCCTACTTCCTCGTGGCGCGAGTCACCAGGATGGGGAATTCCTCCACATCGATGGTTACGTTTGCCGCGCAAACCATTGTCATTGCTGAGGAAAAATCCCGGAATACTCTCGGAGATACTGGGGAAAAATGCGGTtgattctccttcctcttccagttTGCACCACAATTTTCATCTACGATTTTCATCATCAGGTGTATAGGGGAAAAGTCTCGCAGCgattttgtgtgtgtgcgtaCGCGGAATGCAGATAGGCTCCAATGGGTCCTCCTACCCTACACGAGAGGGGGGGACCAACTAACGAGAAAATTCTCCTCGACCCTGATTAGCACCGCACATCACCGGCTGCATTAGCACCGCATACGCTTTTTATCACCTGATGTCCAACGAGCAAATCAGATGCAGAAAATGGGGCACAGACGCGAGTTGTCCGGTGGCAAGAGATGCTGACTGGTGCCAACGAGTCTCGCCGATGGATGGGGGGTTTCGGAGCCAGTAAGGGTAGGAACTCCGCGCGTATATCGGGGATTCTGAAAATCCAGTGCAACTGGGGCCTGCCAGGCGCTAGGTCGGGGTTGCAGTGTCCAACGACAATGCTTGAAAATTTGAATGCAGTGTAGCTGTgcccctctttttctccggCTTCGCTGGcgtagaaaagaaaaacacagCGTCAAAGTGATGGGGGTGTACGGTTTCTGGAGCATTGTTCCGACCACATGAGGAATCAGTGTTGTGTGGCGTACCCCCTTCGCGTCTTCATGTGTTATCGGCTGCTCTGTTTCTGAGAGAAACGCGGGCATACGGCACTTGGATCGGCTGGGGGGTGTAAAATTAACAGGTTGTTAAACCTGGTCAGGCTTCAAGGCAGATACCGGGGGTAAAAGTTTAAAAAGTTACAAGAGAGGGGTCATTAGCAAGCCAGGTTTACCTGTTCATCCCTTCTATAGAGGGGAAAGTCCTTTAGTAGGCCAATAGTAGCTGGTACTAGACTCGCCAGTGTTGGGTCCCAGATAGCCTAGCTCAGTCGTGATCGAGCCGCGCCGATGAATAGCACTTGTTGGTCACAGTATTGTTGTACGGCGGTCCCAGAGCGACCCCTGGAGCAGCAGGCCTGCGCTGCCAGTGTACACCGCTTGAGTAATGCTCAGAACAGCGCCGCAGAGCTGTGCCATCACCCTTAGACCGGCGATGGGCGGGAGGGACCTGGGGAACCAGAATGCTGGGACAGTAAACCTAAAGCGGTGTGGGCACTGACTGCGCCGCTTAGGCCAACCAAAACTTGTACCAGGGTCATTTGTAAATCCTAGGAAAGCCAGAATCTAAGTCTGGTCACTGTCAGGCTCCATTGTGACCGTTGGAGGCCAAAAGAAGGCATTGTGGCAGCATTGGATTGTCGTTGGGGCATTGATGGCGGTCACGTTGTCGTGATCTCACGTGACCCGCACCAGCTGCGAGAACCGCCGAAGCGCGACAAAAACAAGCGCCAACTCCGACTCTCCGATTCTCGACGTCACCGACAAGAATGGTCTGGAAAAGCTAATCGGCCTGGTGCTCGCTTTGTTTCAGATTCTCTTTCAGGGTTCTAGAATCAATTTCCGAatccttttttctctctttctctctggcATCACCCACGGATAGAAGGCCGTTTTGCACATGTAATGTCCATAGAAGTTGACTGGGGCGCCGCGACCTCCGGTCCCGACGGAGAGGCTCTGGCCGAGCGCATCCGCTCTTTCATTCATGACAAGTTCCAGCAGGTTGCTCTGCCACGCTTTATCCGATCAGTGCAAGTTCATTCTTTCGACTTCGGGACGATTCCGCCTGAGCTCGAGATCAAAGACCTTTGCGAGCCGTTCGCCGACTtctatgaagaagatgaagatgatgaagcgtCTGATGTATCCGAGGGGCTTGTCTCCGGGCACGGTTCGCCGTGGCATGGGACTCATCCAGAGCTCAATGAATCCTCTTTCCGCGACGACAATGCGATAAATCAATCGCTGCGTGATCCGTTCACCGAAGGCTTTCAACCCTCGGCCTTGCGGTCTCCCATAGCTCTTAGCGACCATCTCAACCCGCATTTCCGCTCCGGCACTCCTGGTATACCCGGAGGTACATCGACCCTAGGCTACCATCTGATGTCACTTGGTGGACTTTCAGGAACGCAGACACCCCTTGCTGCAGTTGCAGGCGGATCCCCGTTCGCAGGCGGATGGAATGATTCTGGGATGATGGGCCCTGGGAATAGGGGGCGTCCACCGCCTCCAATTTTTACTGCCCACCAATCGCGTCCGGAAGCCGACATTGACAGCAGTAATCCGACTTCGcgaccatcaacatccagCACGTTACCTTCTCATCCGTCCGGGTCCAATAAGAACAGTGGTGATGGAGCAGGCGGTCCTGACCATGGATCACACCCCGAAGAGCATGGGCATTTAGATGACCCTACTTCGGAAGAGCCTCTGCGATTTCCTCGAATGAGAGAGCGCCGGCCCGAGGACTTCCAAGTACTGTGCCACGCCAAATACGCGGGTGATGTGCGGCTGTCATTAACAGCGGAAATTCTTCTGGACTATCCCATGCCCAGTTTCGTTGGACTACCCTTGAAACTAAATGTTACAGGGATCACGTTTGATGGTGTTGCAGTGGTCGCGTACATCCGCAAGCGGGTCCACTTCTGCTTCCTGTCATCCGAAGACGCGGACGCGTTGATTGGGTCTGATCAGCCGGATGTAGGTGCTCAAGCCGAGTATTCACGTTCTGGCGGGGATGCGACCGTCTCTGCAAAGCGGCAAGGTGGACTGCTGCAAGAAATCCGAGTTGAAAGTGAGATTGGCCGGAAAGAAGATGGCAAGCAAGTCCTCAAGAACGTCGGCAAGGTGGAACGGTTTGTGCTCGCACAGGTGCGGCGGATAttcgaggaggagctcgTCTATCCTAGTTTCTGGACATTCCTGGTCTAGTTGCGCTGTAGATATGGGCCGCGGAAGAACATTGTCAACTCGCATTGGTCTAAACCCGTGAGGATTCAGGGTTTGATCGACTATTTGAGTCCTACCGTGTGCTCCAGACCGCCTCGAGCCCACCGATTTGTCAGAAACAGGCACTAAGACTGCAGTGTTTTATATCCAAATTAGCGCATGCATCTCTCCTCCCTAGCGATTGAAGAATCATGCCTAAACTTCCTTCAGGGGCAATGTAGCCACAAACCTCATCGCCTACGGGAAAAGCGTTCCTGGCACAAATCCTTCCTGTCAGACCCCACGCGCATCTCTGTCATACCTGCCAATCATCTTAACAACTGACTGCGCTATCGCCACCCCCTTGTTTTCTTGTGACGTAGCCCAGTCAATGGAAGTAATTCTCACTACCACCTTATACCTGGTAGTGGCGGCCAAGCGAAATCCAGGTTCCACACATGGAGACCTGATgaccacccccctccatgAAAAGTACACGAAATTCATAGCTAGTCAATATCTTATGAAGCGAATGAAAGAGACAGCCGAGATTGGCTACAGTCCCAATACTCCAATCCCTAGTCTAAGACAAATAGTTCCCTGGTCATGCCAAGTTAGCTGACATGAACCCAACCGAACTCTGCAGACCAAACCAAACCTCATGATCCTGTGACAGGCCCACACACCTCGGAACGGCCCCAGGCGGGAAGAGTAGGGCGGGAACCAGTGGATTTTCTTCACGCCCTCGCTTGCTCACTCCATTCATTTattgtctctctcttcatctctCGTCAGCGGTTCATGCCTTAGTGAGTGGGGGCGTCTGTCAGCCGGTATCTACCTCACTTCTCTCTAGGGTATAGAGCAGGTTAGCTGACTGAATTTGAGGAGAACGTTGAGGGATTAATGGCTTAGCTTGTAGTTATTGTACGATGTGAATAGAGCACTTTTGTTCATCGTAAGGTGGCTCATCCGATTGCCACGATTACTTCAGTGTGAGGGGCGTGGAAGGGGGAGGTTGTTGCAAATAACCTCCAGGGCACAGTAaatgctgctgttgcttctcaaggagaggaggaagggtaTGAACTCTCTTGAAGCGAGCAGATTGAAAATTTTGGCTCTGGATCATTGTAATTGAGCGTTGGTTGGAGTGTTTGAGTTCTGTGCTTGGTTGTTGTCGTGAGGCAGTTGCGGTGTTGGTCAAAGAAGAATGATGGATCTGCACGCAGGTGCTTGGATGTGATGGTTGATCTCTCTTTCTACATTGGGCTTTGATCTGAGAGCTGATTACTACTGTATTTTTGACATGTTGTGTATGGTATATTGTATCCATGGTGTACTGCTCATCTGTTTACCAAATGCCTACAATTCGACATGGACAATGGAATTTTTGCTCCATTGTAAGTTGTAACCCAGATAACCCAGATAATCTCAAGTTTTGTAATGACAACTTCTTCCACGAGAATCGCACCAGTATGATTCACTCCACCAATGCGCTCAAATAACAGCTGGTTCATCCGACCACTAGGTGGTCGTTGTCAACATTCCGTCTCATCCAAACCCGAAAGATATGGTAACCGAAATGCACATGAAAGGGTAGCTTGAAGACAGCGAAATGTGCTAATAATCAGCCCTAAAAGCGATCAATTCACAGTCCCGACTGGCCTAGCAGGCTGACGATTGTATTTCCTGCGGCGCACCCAAGAGTCGTCTACTGGTCCTTCTTGGGAGCCTCACCCTTCTCACCAGACACCTCGTCACCAAGCTTGTGGTACTCGCGGGTCAGACCCTCACACTGCTTCTTCAGGGTCTCAATGTCACGGTCCTTGGCTGCGAGCTCCTCCTTGAGACGGCCGATTTCACCGATTTCACCGGCCTGCGCAAGACGAGCGGAGTCCTTACCGCCAGCCTTCTTGTCACCCTCGAGAAGTCTGACTCTGTCCTCAAGACGGAGGACATCGAGGATCATGGTGTAAGTCCGGTTAAGGATAAGAGACAGGAAGAGGGTGAATCCACAAAGGTACATGTTGCGCTGCGAGTAGAACTTGCGGGCTTGGACTTCCATACGATCGGTACCGAGAGCGGCGGCTCTGTGGCGAAAGCTAGGTCAGTAATTGTTTCAGTGCAATGCTAAAAAGGGTGTGGACCGTCGGAAGCATACCCCATGGTGCCCCCCTCTTTGCCGAAAGaagccagctccagctgcaCACGGTATACGCGGTTGACGCTATCGATGAAGAGGATAAGGATAAAGATGAATGTGATCTATAGCTCAATAAGTATTTGCAAATGCAGGACAATGCCGAGTTACATACCTTTAATCCATATTGTAATTTAGCTACTATCGGACTTTCCGAAATAAAAGCAAagagcttcctcttcacggtgaatggaagagggatgatgaggccCATGAAGACCGCCATTTCAAACACCAACAGGCAGAAAACCTATAATCATGTTGTAAGCATATGTTGATGCGACACATTATCTGATGGCCCGGGAGTGCGCGGGTCAGGGGCTGCAGGCTGCAGGCTGCAACAATCCCGGATTCCATGCCATTGCGAGGAAAGTTAACAACAAATGGCGGTACGTACAAGGCTGTAGTAAAGAGTCATTTTGCCTGAGATTGTAATTCAGATAATCTTCCGACAGATGCTTCAAGATGCAAGTTTGGCTGGAAATCCAGCTGTGGTTGTGGGGTTTGTTTTGCGTAAGATAAACAAAAGTACACGGTGACACGCAAGATGAGTTGAAGAACCCGAAAGGTCGAGCAGGCGTAGAGCGAACAATGCTTGTCGAATAAAGTCTTCTAGCTAGTATACTGGCATGAACAGTGCCAGAACAGAGCAGGAAGGTTAGGCAGTTCAGGAGATGAGGTGGTCTTTTTGCAGTTTCTGGTGAGAGGAAGACGTCATTACCGCCCGGAGCTGTGATTGTGCACGTGACTCTGTCGGCCGCGGCTCAGCCTGCCGTCTACGTCATAGCAACAGGGTTTATCTAAAGTATGTATCTAATTCTCATTGACTGCATATGATTGCTAGCTGTGGTATGTACATCATCTATATGCGTTAATCCTAATCTAGAAAGCATGTGCTTAACCCTCCGCTTCGTCATACGAGTTGGACTTGTGCTTGGGCTCGAACTTGAAATCCTTATGAGCCGGTCCGAGGAACATCTCCCTAGAAGGTTGTTAGAATGAGTCCGAAGATTGAACTTGTTAGAGGAAGATACTTACGAGATCTTGAGCCAATCCTTGTAGTTGGCACTGGCCAGCAGTGTCTCAAGCTCATTCCGGCCTCTGAAAGCCGGGGGCCGGTCGTTGATGTAGGGGGGAAGATGCTCGAGCAACCCGATGGGTACATAGCGACG
It contains:
- a CDS encoding putative BAP31 domain protein (BUSCO:EOG09264XKX;~COG:V;~EggNog:ENOG410PH90;~InterPro:IPR040463,IPR008417,IPR041672;~PFAM:PF18035,PF05529;~TransMembrane:3 (o6-28i49-70o108-126i);~go_component: GO:0005783 - endoplasmic reticulum [Evidence IEA];~go_component: GO:0016021 - integral component of membrane [Evidence IEA];~go_process: GO:0006886 - intracellular protein transport [Evidence IEA]), encoding MTLYYSLVFCLLVFEMAVFMGLIIPLPFTVKRKLFAFISESPIVAKLQYGLKITFIFILILFIDSVNRVYRVQLELASFGKEGGTMGAAALGTDRMEVQARKFYSQRNMYLCGFTLFLSLILNRTYTMILDVLRLEDRVRLLEGDKKAGGKDSARLAQAGEIGEIGRLKEELAAKDRDIETLKKQCEGLTREYHKLGDEVSGEKGEAPKKDQ
- the mdm12 gene encoding ERMES complex subunit MDM12 (COG:U;~EggNog:ENOG410PI4S;~InterPro:IPR027532,IPR031468,IPR019411;~go_component: GO:0032865 - ERMES complex [Evidence IEA];~go_function: GO:0008289 - lipid binding [Evidence IEA];~go_process: GO:0007005 - mitochondrion organization [Evidence IEA];~go_process: GO:0045040 - protein insertion into mitochondrial outer membrane [Evidence IEA]); its protein translation is MSIEVDWGAATSGPDGEALAERIRSFIHDKFQQVALPRFIRSVQVHSFDFGTIPPELEIKDLCEPFADFYEEDEDDEASDVSEGLVSGHGSPWHGTHPELNESSFRDDNAINQSLRDPFTEGFQPSALRSPIALSDHLNPHFRSGTPGIPGGTSTLGYHLMSLGGLSGTQTPLAAVAGGSPFAGGWNDSGMMGPGNRGRPPPPIFTAHQSRPEADIDSSNPTSRPSTSSTLPSHPSGSNKNSGDGAGGPDHGSHPEEHGHLDDPTSEEPLRFPRMRERRPEDFQVLCHAKYAGDVRLSLTAEILLDYPMPSFVGLPLKLNVTGITFDGVAVVAYIRKRVHFCFLSSEDADALIGSDQPDVGAQAEYSRSGGDATVSAKRQGGLLQEIRVESEIGRKEDGKQVLKNVGKVERFVLAQVRRIFEEELVYPSFWTFLV